GTCATTTTTAGAAAAATGCCTATTTCAAAAGAAAGGAATTTTTTCCATTTTGATTGTTATCGTTTAAAAAATGAAAAAGATTTATTTTCTCTTGGATTTGAAGAAATCATTAAGAACAAAAAAAATATTATTGCCATTGAATGGCCGGAGAAGATTAAAAAATCATTACCCTACGATTCTATCTTTATTAATTTTGAATTTATAAGTGGCGATAAAAGAAAGATTTCGATACATTCATGAAAAAATTTATAATAATAGATGCAAATGCTATCATACACAGAG
The Candidatus Paceibacterota bacterium DNA segment above includes these coding regions:
- the tsaE gene encoding tRNA (adenosine(37)-N6)-threonylcarbamoyltransferase complex ATPase subunit type 1 TsaE, with the protein product MNYTFLSSNSSKTEKEGELLGKKILKEKKEGVVLALSGDLGAGKTTFLKGFAKGIGVKEKILSPTFVIFRKMPISKERNFFHFDCYRLKNEKDLFSLGFEEIIKNKKNIIAIEWPEKIKKSLPYDSIFINFEFISGDKRKISIHS